A DNA window from Candidatus Protochlamydia naegleriophila contains the following coding sequences:
- a CDS encoding collagen-like protein produces MKFCSLCFFLLTCAPFLEASESGSSNKHQRLLAEWLVNQLSHKYHLSRTGPTGPTGAIGPQGPQGIPGAAGLQGPQGAIGATGATGATGPVSLSSFAYIFTILTGNVPVGESLLIGGTTPEITSDYDFNPLSGDLTVLTGGTFKISYGAAATNLSEIGVAINGAFPQGAAIIIDGTNSQSMISGSFIASAPDNATFRIRSGSPEGTDLSAPPSSGAVTAYLEITRLQ; encoded by the coding sequence ATGAAGTTCTGTTCCCTTTGCTTTTTCCTATTAACTTGCGCACCTTTTCTAGAAGCGAGTGAAAGCGGCTCTTCTAATAAACATCAAAGACTTCTGGCCGAATGGCTAGTTAATCAGTTAAGTCATAAATATCATCTGTCTCGAACAGGCCCTACCGGACCCACAGGAGCAATCGGACCACAAGGGCCGCAAGGGATTCCGGGAGCTGCTGGACTTCAAGGCCCACAAGGAGCCATAGGAGCAACTGGCGCAACAGGAGCCACAGGTCCAGTCTCGCTTTCATCATTTGCCTATATTTTCACGATTCTCACAGGAAATGTCCCTGTTGGTGAATCTTTATTGATTGGAGGTACAACTCCCGAAATAACTTCAGACTATGATTTTAATCCTCTAAGTGGCGATTTAACGGTTCTGACGGGTGGCACGTTTAAAATCAGCTACGGTGCAGCTGCAACCAACCTAAGTGAAATAGGTGTTGCCATCAATGGAGCCTTCCCTCAAGGAGCTGCCATCATAATTGATGGCACGAATTCACAATCCATGATCTCCGGATCATTTATTGCATCAGCACCTGACAATGCCACATTTAGAATACGCAGCGGATCTCCAGAAGGAACCGACTTGTCAGCACCTCCCAGCTCAGGCGCTGTAACAGCCTACCTTGAAATCACCCGCCTGCAGTGA
- a CDS encoding S49 family peptidase, which produces MRESIFYSALRALFVAFCAVIGICFGILATAILLGVLSSGTKDNQLTTVHTEEILPNANGKREVLSSEAPVILQINIDGIIGTEELSAHTVKQQLVESREGDYKNNRVKGLLLYINTPGGTVTDADGIYNAVIDYKKKYQVPVYAYVDGLCASGGMYIALAADKIFASEISLIGSVGVIAPTFMNVTKLLDKIGVEALTISAGKDKDAMNPLRPWKPGEEDNYKQIVDYYYSHFVNLVTSNRPDISKEKLIKDYGAHIFPANEALERGFIDVSGSSISATLKELLKTVGIEGDYYQVIRLENKGWWKNLFSSQASLMTGTIKHEMSVSPAVDLLLQNRYLYLYYPQ; this is translated from the coding sequence ATGCGAGAATCTATTTTTTATTCTGCACTAAGAGCCCTCTTCGTGGCTTTTTGTGCTGTCATTGGCATTTGCTTTGGCATTTTGGCAACCGCCATTTTGCTCGGCGTCTTATCTTCTGGAACAAAAGACAATCAACTAACAACAGTCCATACTGAGGAAATTTTGCCTAATGCCAATGGCAAACGTGAGGTGCTCTCAAGCGAAGCTCCGGTCATTCTTCAAATCAACATCGATGGTATTATAGGGACAGAAGAGCTAAGCGCTCACACCGTTAAACAACAGCTAGTGGAATCGCGAGAAGGAGACTATAAAAACAATCGCGTGAAAGGCTTGCTACTCTATATTAATACGCCAGGCGGAACAGTCACCGACGCAGATGGAATCTACAATGCCGTCATCGATTACAAAAAGAAATATCAAGTTCCCGTTTATGCTTATGTCGACGGTTTGTGCGCATCGGGTGGTATGTACATTGCACTTGCAGCCGATAAAATTTTCGCAAGCGAAATTAGCTTGATCGGAAGCGTTGGCGTCATAGCTCCGACCTTCATGAATGTCACTAAACTACTCGATAAAATTGGGGTAGAAGCGCTAACAATCTCGGCCGGTAAAGACAAAGATGCAATGAATCCGCTTCGCCCTTGGAAACCAGGTGAAGAGGACAATTATAAACAAATCGTAGACTACTACTACAGCCACTTTGTTAATCTAGTCACCTCTAACCGCCCCGATATCTCTAAAGAAAAGCTCATCAAAGACTATGGTGCCCACATCTTCCCTGCCAATGAAGCCCTCGAAAGAGGATTCATCGATGTCAGCGGATCGTCCATCAGTGCTACCTTAAAAGAGCTTCTAAAAACGGTTGGAATCGAAGGCGATTACTACCAGGTTATCCGCTTAGAAAACAAAGGATGGTGGAAAAATCTATTTTCTAGCCAAGCCTCGTTAATGACAGGGACAATCAAACATGAGATGTCAGTCTCTCCAGCGGTCGATCTTCTCTTGCAAAATCGCTATCTCTACCTCTATTACCCTCAATAA